One genomic window of Daphnia pulex isolate KAP4 chromosome 12, ASM2113471v1 includes the following:
- the LOC124209629 gene encoding ATP-binding cassette sub-family A member 7-like isoform X3, protein MGMFWVQLRQLMWKNLLIRKRSKIRVATELVWPVILFVILALVRTKGLKEYKNECFLEERALPSAGPLIFLQSLICTFDNNCHSSPASANRLIDEFEFDNVRGLIRDLTNISKRRITDEEVAKGSGVAIDVTAGVAFAFKTISSGSSPKTSFPFKNVISRDAFQRLVSSKNASQTSALFESIVHIPPPELSKDVLRYHIENPRQVFCNTSLLKSWVTAPDESTLQTLSQVFCQSTAAEIISVLNGTLLVNQAQRIVEENIEQPLHLEDWANLGRLLNTILSDISDLDSLSMIVKKFSSTTLGKLTEQLWRSRNNEPGNATSTMSFLNSTANILCGKNTLIRERKPSDFPDGPESFQIGRLSKSQSATVTRSNLTKPCLQLFIGLQQNPLTRMILELFYPFIRGKLIYAPKNTAFDRVISHVNETFQDLRIVQRFAGRWLEEISPALRRFLNQLDPTTIANVTEIIKDRVPGLNNVTSFPTNMSNQIISIKESLVKLDLVANLVNTYVECYEFDKFEGYATEEEAVERGKSLIDIGGLWAVIVFKAQNNNLTSQDLPHNITYKLRMDSSKIDSTKRLRDFFETPLPRTNPTKYMKYFTSGYIFLQDKIEQAIIKLQSNRSQLPGMYMQQFPSPCYTFDTFFLAIAGLFPLFMVLSFVYTCAMIVKSIVREKERRLKETMKTMGLGNAVHWVAWFIDSMSFMLISCVLLSMILVFGGILENSNFLIVLIFVLSFSIATICFSFLVSTFFSRANLAAACGGFFFFACFLPYNFFNLNGQDYSLGILILASLMSDVSFGIGCFYFASHEQSGEGAQWSNIATSPKDGDAYSLLGCILMMLFDAVLYLILTWYVETVFPGQYGIPKPWYFMFQPSYWFSSKRRNSIAGGLPSSHDAVADLIEEESRDLMIGVSIRDLGKIYSNGKVALRNLHIDFYEDQITSFLGHNGAGKTTTISILTGLFPPSSGTATINGLDIRYQMDDIRRQLGVCPQHNVLFDQLTVEEHLRFYANLKTGEQIESRKEIDKMIEDLGLSHKKHDISEHLSGGMKRKLSIGSAFIGNSKTVILDEPTAGVDPYSRRSIWDILLKYKTGRTIILTTHFMDEADLLGDRIAIISQGQLKCCGSSLFLKQKLGSGYYLTVVRKDESERNVLVNGDGQGNADPVSRRANETDKIVNVVKQHIPNVNIVENVGSDIVFCLPEVDEAGVHQRDKFPLLFDELDLKMEELRVDSYGINDTTLEEIFLKVANDPSEESFEPKVEPEQDEEVPQTEENVTSDTFSLLSSEKLTGAVLICQQFFALYVKRFCNSKRNLKGFFCEIVLPALLIIINQLTTMQLSAISPEPSIELSPWLYGSSNVAFYANANPNEIWNNRYIKNMLNETGMGTRCQNNVTSFQCNSNTTGLLNPFVNPDDYVDFQCPCNMGVAFCPANLTAATLLHRYKSVSTDDFYDVTGKDIAMWIVRTYKTYKKFRSGGFEFGLQNPFEGLNLTLFSKDVQDLMESMRFPLPLQLNASGEILNFENITRLSGTFDKVKVWYDHKAWASSVSYLNAINNVILRSSMPTSKTFYSITAVNHPMNYSTKQLEDRFMKQVGISVLHAISVIFSMSFVPASFVIFLVEERKSKTKHLQFISGVKPITFWVASYTWDMMNYLIPSALVIFIFIGFDQQAYIGPKNIAGMILLLILYGLSAIALMYPASLVFSVPSSAFVGLACGNLFIGVITTISSFVLQLFDDAQLKLIGSILNEVYLIFPHYCLGRGMIDMAQVHYTTQRLELLGLDYPRNIFEWDYLGRYFLSMVLQAVVFFSFTVLLHYQVLPESVVRYFQRTQLQPLPLEDEDVARERERVEQIDDESTDELRLLRLTKVYGRGTEPATNRLSFGLKKGECFGLLGVNGAGKSTTFKMLTGDETVTSGNAFVGGYSILSNLTEAQQNLGYCPQEDALLSLLTGAEHLRLFARLRGVPQKHMDKVVNESLKKLGLLPYKNRCAGTYSGGNKRKLSTAIAFIGNPAVVFLDEPSSGMDPKARRSLWSAIIDALKGSRSILLTSHSMEECQVLCTRLAIMVNGTLRCLGSAQHLKNRFGNGYMISARCEMEYVSDVLQSVQSVIPEARLRERRSRQLIWHIQPNVLSIASLFNRMEAARAATQMVDYSITQTTLDDVFLRFARLQRETNEESDDNNEQGLEDVPLHSRTSHGLTNQDQFAVSINTAF, encoded by the exons ATGGGAATGTTTTGGGTACAGTTGAGACAGTTGATGTGGAAAAACTTATTGATTAGAAAAAGATCAAAG atCAGAGTTGCCACCGAACTTGTTTGGCCAgtcattttgtttgtaattttagCCCTTGTTAG GACCAAAGGTTTAAAGGAATACAAGAATGAAT GTTTTCTGGAAGAACGAGCTTTACCTTCTGCTGGCCCTTTGATCTTTCTGCAAAGCTTAATTTGCACATTTGACAATAATTGCCACAGTTCCCCAGCATCAGCTAATCGTCTGATTGATGAGTTTGAATTTGACAA TGTTAGAGGGCTAATTCGGGATTTGACAAACATTTCTAAGAGGAGGATTACTGATGAGGAAGTTGCTAAAGGATCTGGAGTTGCAATTGATGTTACAGCTGGTGTTGCATTTGCCTTCAAGACAATTAGCAGCGGATCTAGCCCGAAAACTTCATTTCCCTTTAAGAATGTCATTAGTCGCGATGCTTTTCAGCGACTCGTAAGCTCAAAAAATGCCTCGCAAACATCAGCATTATTTGAGTCTATCGTTCACATTCCACCACCG GAACTATCAAAGGATGTGCTGAGATATCACATAGAAAACCCCCGTCAAGTGTTTTGTAACACTTCGCTTTTGAAATCATGGGTAACCGCTCCGGACGAGTCGACTCTGCAAACTTTAAGCCAAGTTTTTTGTCAGTCTACTGCTGCTGAGATAATTAGCGTTCTCAATGGGACTTTGCTAGTCAACCAA GCCCAACGTATCGTGGAGGAAAATATAGAGCAGCCATTACACCTGGAAGACTGGGCAAATCTTGGTCGTCTTCTGAATACGATTCTTTCTGACATCAGCGATTTAGATTCTCTTTCCATGATAGTCAA aaaattttccagtACAACGCTTGGAAAATTAACTGAGCAGTTGTGGAGATCAAGAAACAATGAACCTGGAAACGCAACATCGACTATGTCGTTTCTCAACTCAACTGCGAATATTCTGTGTGGAAAGAATACGTTGATCAGAGAAAGGAAACCTTCCGACTTTCCAGATGGACCAGA gtCCTTCCAAATAGGAAGACTCTCCAAATCCCAGTCTGCAACCGTAACACGCTCTAATCTCACGAAACCTTGCCTGCAGCTTTTTATAGGCTTACAGCAGAATCCATTGACTCGCATGATTCTCGAACTCTTTTATCCATTTATTCG aggGAAGCTTATTTATGCGCCCAAGAATACTGCGTTTGACCGCGTGATTAGTCATGTCAATGAAACATTCCAAGATTTAAGGATTGTACAGCGTTTTGCGGGCAGATGGCTGGAAGAAATTTCACCTGCACTTAGGCGTTTTCTGAATCAACTGGATCCAACAACCATTGCAAATGTAACAGAAATTATCAAGGACCGTGTCCCTGGACTAAATAATGTGACTTCGTTCCCAACGAACATGTCCAATCAAATCATCAG TATTAAGGAAAGTTTGGTGAAGCTCGATCTTGTCGCAAATTTGGTCAATACTTATGTGGAA TGTTACGAATTCGACAAATTTGAGGGATATGCcactgaagaagaagccgtCGAGCGTGGCAAGAGTTTAATCGACATCGGTGGATTGTGGGCAGTGATTGTTTTTAAAGCTCAAAACAATAACCTCACATCACAGGATCTACCTCACAACATCACTTACAAATTACG CATGGACAGTTCTAAAATCGATAGCACAAAGAGATTGCGAGATTTCTTCGAAACACCACTGCCCCGGACAAATCCCACAAAGTACATGAAGTATTTCACTTCTGGCTACATTTTCCTACAGGACAAAATAGAACAAGCTATAATCAAGCTGCAATCGAATCGATCCCAACTGCCTGGAATGTATATGCAACAATTCCCAAGTCCATGCTACACTTTCGACACCTTTTTCTTGGCGATTGCGGGTCTATTCCCGCTTTTTATGGTGTTATCTTTCGTTTACACCTGCGCCATGATTGTCAAGTCAATTGTTCGCGAAAAAGAGCGGCGCCTCAAAGAAACGATGAAAACTATGGGACTAGGAAACGCTGTTCATTGGGTAGCCTGGTTTATTGATAGCATGTCTTTTATGCTAATTTCATGTGTTCTTCTCTCCATGATCCTAGTG TTTGGAGGAATTTTggagaattcaaatttccttATAGTACTAATTTTCGTCCTCAGTTTCAGTATTGCCACCATTTGCTTCAGTTTTCTAGTTTCGACGTTCTTTAGTCGAGCGAATCTAGCTGCTGCTTGTGGtgggttctttttcttcgcttgTTTCCTCCCCtacaattttttcaacttaaatGGTCAAGATTACAGCCTCGGGATCTTGATACTTGCg agTTTGATGAGTGACGTGTCTTTTGGAATCGGCTGCTTTTATTTTGCAAGTCACGAGCAAAGTGGAGAAGGTGCACAATGGAGCAATATAGCTACAAGCCCTAAAGACGGCGATGCGTATTCGCTATTGGGATGTATTTTGATGATGCTATTTGACGCTGTTCTCTACTTAATATTGACTTGGTACGTCGAGACCGTCTTTCCAG GTCAATATGGTATTCCAAAACCATGGTATTTCATGTTTCAACCATCCTACTGGTTTTCAAGTAAGCGCAGAAACAGTATTGCCGGGGGCCTTCCATCAAGTCATGACGcag TCGCGGATTTGATTGAAGAAGAGTCAAGAGACCTGATGATTGGAGTGAGCATCCGTGATCTTGGGAAAATATATTCTAACGGAAAAGTTGCTCTCCGAAATCTGCACATCGATTTTTATGAAGATCAAattacttcttttttgggaCACAATGGAGCAGGGAAAACCACGACTAT CTCTATTCTGACAGGACTGTTTCCCCCGTCAAGTGGAACAGCTACGATAAACGGGTTGGATATTCGTTACCAAATGGATGATATCCGCCGTCAGCTTGGCGTGTGTCCTCAGCACAATGTCCTCTTCGATCA ACTAACTGTGGAAGAACATTTGCGATTCTATGCAAATCTAAAAACAGGGGAACAAATCGAGTCacgaaaagaaattgacaaaatGATTGAAGATTTAGGGCTGTCGCACAAAAAGCACGATATTTCCGAACATCTTTCTGGTGGAATGAAAAGGAAACTATCCATTGGCTCAGCTTTTATAGGAAATTCAAA AACGGTGATCTTGGACGAACCAACAGCGGGAGTCGATCCTTACTCTCGACGATCAATTTGGGACATTCtcctaaaatataaaacag GTCGAACTATTATTTTGACTACTCACTTTATGGATGAAGCGGACTTGTTGGGAGATCGTATAGCTATTATTTCTCAAGGGCAATTGAAATGTTGTGgctcttccctttttctaaaGCAGAAACTAGGATCCGGCTATTATCTTACGGTCGTAAGGAAAGACGAGAGTGAGCGCAATGTCCTAGTGAACGGCGACGGCCAA GGAAATGCAGATCCTGTTTCACGAAGAGCAAATGAAACCGATAAAATTGTGAATGTAGTGAAACAACACATCCCAAACGTAAATATTGTAGAGAATGTAGGGTCTGACATCGTATTCTGCCTTCCTGAAGTCGATGAAGCAGGAGTCCACCAGCGAGACaagtttcctcttctttttgatgAGCTCGACTTAAAAATGGAAGAGCTTCGTGTTGATAGCTATGGAATTAACGATACGACACTTGAAGAG ATATTTCTAAAGGTTGCCAATGACCCCTCAGAAGAAAGTTTTGAACCCAAAGTAGAACCGGAACAAG ACGAGGAAGTGCCTCAAACTGAAGAGAATGTTACTTCTGATACATTCAGTCTTCTCTCTTCTGAGAAATTGACGGGTGCGGTACTGATTTGTCAGCAATTTTTTGCGTTGTACGTCAAAAGATTCTGCAACTCTAAACGGAActtgaaaggatttttttgCGAG ATTGTTTTGCCTGcgttattaattattattaatcaattAACAACCATGCAACTAAGTGCAATTTCTCCGGAGCCTTCTATTGAACTTTCCCCGTGGCTTTACGGAAGTTCAAACGTTGCTTTCTATGCAAATGCCAATCCCAATGAAATTTGGAATAACCGTTACATAAAGAACATGTTGAATGAAACCGGTATGGGTACAAGATGCCAAAACAACGTGACGAG TTTTCAGTGTAATAGTAACACAACCGGACTACTTAATCCCTTTGTCAATCCTGACGATTACGTTGACTTTCAATGTCCGTGTAACATGGGTGTTGCTTTTTGCCCCGCAAATTTAACCGCGGCGACTCTGCTTCACAGATACAAATCTGTTTCAACTGACGATTTTTATGATGTAACGGGAAAGGACATAGCAATGTGGATAGTTCGAACCTACAAGACATATAAAAAGTTCAG GAGTGGAGGGTTTGAATTCGGCTTGCAAAACCCTTTCGAAGGTTTAAACTTGACATTATTTTCGAAAGATGTGCAAGACCTAATGGAGTCAATGAGATTTCCATTACCACTTCAGTTGAACGCTTCtggtgaaattttgaattttgaaaatattactCGTTTAAGTGGGACTTTTGATAAAGTGAAG GTTTGGTATGATCACAAAGCTTGGGCTTCGTCAGTTTCGTATTTGAATGCTATCAACAACGTTATTTTACGTTCATCAATGCCaacatcaaaaacattttatagCATTACAGCAGTTAATCATCCTATGAACTATTCAACTAAGCAACTAGAAGATCGATTCAT GAAACAAGTTGGTATCAGCGTATTGCACGCAATATCAGTCATTTTTTCTATGAGTTTTGTACCCGCATCATTTGTCATCTTTTTGGTGGAAGAACGGAAGTCTAAAACCAAGCATCTGCAGTTTATATCTGGAGTGAAACCCATAACTTTCTGGGTTGCGTCTTACACTTGGGATatg ATGAATTATTTGATACCTAGCGCATTAGTTATCTTCATATTCATTGGATTCGATCAGCAAGCTTACATTGGCCCTAAGAATATCGCAGGAATGATACTGCTATTGATCCTCTACGG ATTATCAGCTATCGCTCTCATGTATCCGGctagtttggttttttccgTCCCTAGTTCTGCCTTTGTCGGTTTGGCGTGTGGTAATTTATTCATCGGAGTCATCACCACGATTTCCTCTTTCGTTCTTCAACTTTTCGACGACGCA caattgaaattgattggaaGTATTCTTAACGaagtttatttaatatttcctCACTACTGCCTCGGTCGTGGAATGATTGACATGGCGCAAGTACATTATACTACCCAAAGACTTGAGCTTCTTG GACTTGATTACCCGCGAAATATCTTCGAGTGGGATTACCTTGGCCGCTACTTTCTTTCCATGGTTCTTCAGGCTGTAGTTTTCTTCAGTTTCACTGTGCTCTTGCATTATCAAGTGCTCCCGGAAAGTGTCGTGCGCTACTTTCAG AGAACACAACTTCAACCACTACCCCttgaagatgaagatgttGCTCGTGAACGTGAGCGCGTTGAGCAGATTGATGATGAGTCAACTGATGAACTTCGCTTACTACGACTTACAAAA gtatacgGCCGAGGTACAGAGCCAGCCACGAATAGGTTGTCTTTCGGCTTGAAGAAGGGCGAGTGTTTTGGCTTACTTGGAGTCAATGGTGCTGGAAAATCTACAACCTTCAAA ATGTTGACGGGAGACGAGACGGTTACTAGCGGTAATGCGTTTGTTGGCGGCTATAGCATTTTGTCGAACTTGACAGAAGCGCAACAAAATTTAG GATATTGCCCGCAAGAAGATGCGCTCTTATCACTCCTTACTGGCGCAGAACACTTGAGGTTGTTTGCAAGGCTCCGTGGAGTTCCCCAAAAGCATATGGACAAG gTTGTCAATGAAAGTTTAAAGAAATTAGGACTTCTTCCTTATAAAAATCGATGTGCTGGGACCTACTCCGGGGGCAACAAAAGGAAACTGTCAACAGCTATTGCCTTTATTGGCAATCCCGCCGTTGTATTCTTG GATGAACCATCGAGTGGCATGGATCCGAAAGCACGTCGCTCATTGTGGTCAGCTATTATCGACGCGCTGAAAGGTTCACGTTCCATCCTGTTGACTTCCCACTCGATGGAAGAGTGTCAAGTTCTGtg TACTCGTCTAGCGATCATGGTCAACGGTACTCTTCGTTGTCTTGGTTCTGCTCAACACCTGAAAAACAG ATTTGGCAATGGATACATGATCAGTGCTCGCTGTGAAATGGAGTATGTCAGCGATGTCCTACAAAGTGTCCAATCGGTCATACCTGAAGCACGTTTGCGTGAGCGACGATCCCGCCAGCTGATTTGGCACATTCAACCCAACGTTCTTTCCATAGCATCTTTATTCAACAGAATGGAAGCGGCAAGGGCAGCAACTCAAATG GTGGATTATTCAATCACACAAACCACGTTGGATGATGTATTCCTTCGATTTGCCCGTCTTCAGAGGGAAACGAATGAGGAGTCTGACGATAATAATGAGCAAG GGTTAGAAGATGTGCCTTTGCATTCTCGGACTAGTCATGGCCTAACTAATCAAGATCAGTTCGCCGTTTCAATCAACACTGCGTTCTGA